One genomic region from Skermania piniformis encodes:
- the nirD gene encoding nitrite reductase small subunit NirD — protein MTPEVRIEPAIRRSAFDLHRWTRDWTAACPLSRLQPLRGVAVLLPDGGQVALFRLADDSLRAVGNIDPIGRAAVLSRGIVGDRGGFPVIQSPLRKQAFSLSDGRCLDAPEVAIPVYDTRIALDGTVFVANTPDIRFGYRRPA, from the coding sequence ATGACACCCGAGGTCCGCATCGAGCCCGCCATCCGCCGCTCGGCCTTCGACCTGCACCGCTGGACCCGAGACTGGACGGCCGCCTGCCCGCTGAGCCGGCTCCAGCCGTTGCGCGGCGTCGCGGTGCTACTGCCGGACGGCGGGCAGGTGGCCCTGTTCCGGCTGGCCGACGACAGCCTGCGCGCGGTCGGCAACATCGACCCGATCGGCCGCGCCGCGGTGCTCTCGCGGGGCATCGTCGGCGATCGCGGTGGCTTCCCGGTGATCCAGTCACCCCTGCGTAAGCAGGCATTCAGCTTGTCCGACGGTCGTTGCCTGGATGCACCGGAGGTCGCCATCCCGGTCTACGACACCCGGATCGCTTTGGATGGAACGGTTTTCGTCGCGAATACGCCCGATATCCGATTCGGCTATCGCCGCCCGGCGTAG